GCATGAGTAGTACTGTCGTTTGATCAGTTTATggaatgacaaaaaataaaggcTAACGTGAAAACTTAGAAAAAGTTAAGAAGAGCCCCCTGGTTGTCTTAATTTAAGGAATATGAGCATGACTTTGGCAAATCTACACTTTTTGTACAACATTTGAAAAATCAATTCAGTTTAGCTGCATTGAATTCTGCACAGGAACACCATTAACAAGAATTGACTTTACAGAACATGTCTCACATTTTTTTAACGAACCTGGTACAATCCAAACCATGAAGTAGTGAAGTAGTGATGACCTGATTACTTTCTTTTTACCCTTTTAATCTGGCTTTGCAAAACCCAAAGCAGTGATGAAAAGGTGtaatttctttctgtgtgaGGTTGCCACCTGGTGGACAGGACGATTATTTCTGTTTATGACCTTTCCTAAAGCAATTTGTCAGTTTTATGCACTGAGGTCCCACAATTAACAGAGCCTGCTTTTCTAAACAAAGCCGAAATGAGACCATCCAGGTCTTTGACATTGTTCCCAGCTCCTTATTTATGAGATGCATATCCAATTTCTAGATTTGCGGaaatatgatttaaatattGGACATAAGTTTCAAGCCATAACATTCAATCTTAAAGTCATTTCAGCTGAGAGTTGCCCTGGCAGCTCTCTCTTGgtcctgcagtggaaaaaggTGTGATTGCAGTTCAGAAATCCatcatgtctcctcctctgattttcttttcttgggACTCCGACCAGGCTTTGTTGATGGTTCTCTTCATCTCGTCATCGCCCTCTGAGTAGATCTTCTTCAACATGCTCATCAGGCCCTCGCTGGGGTCGGCATTCTCATCGACAGCGGGTTTACTGTTGGGAGGCAACAGGAAAGTAGGATAAAGAGTTTCTATGTGTTCAGCAGAATAGCTGgggttttcattttgtgtgcaTGCACCCAGGTTGCATTATATACAGCACATAATCTACAGTGACACCTGGCACGCAGACATGGTACCGCACTTCATGGAACAGGCTTCTGCATGCTCCAGGGTACTGTCAGATAAAACTACTGGCAGGGCTTAAAATAGTTAGAAAATTATGGTTATTATAGCCAATATAGTTACTGATGACACATTAGCATTAGTAGAAGTATCAGTAGTGGTACAAATCATATACCTTGTACAAACTAACTTATTTGAAGCATGCAGTGGCCTTAATTCACTTAAAATCCCTGCTTTGCGCATATtgcttcaaataaaatgtacaaatattcCTTATTTCTATGAACTTACTCTTTCTCTTTCGACTGCTTGTCCACCTTTGTTAGGCACTCCCACTTCTTTGTTGCCTGCTTCTTGCACATGATCATCACcatgtctgtttttatctgttgaGGGGAAGAAATATGGTTAGAGGCCTTTTGAGAAGCCAGCAAGAGTCATATTTTTCCCAGAAGTTGCCAGACCTAACCCTGCATTCAACAGTTGGCTGCATGCAAAAGGACTGTTAGATGCTCATGTTTCTTTGTTGCTGCTGGATCTGATGGAAACATTTAGCAATTATTGAACAGAACCTTAGCAATGAGAActtgataaaacaaacaaaacagctccAAGATGTTAAAAGGTGTAACATAACATTCAAGCCTCAGAAATGAACTTATGACATTATGTTGTGAGATATAACACTTTTTAGTCATTGTAACAGCTTAAATGTTATAAGTTAGGCCCATTTGCTCTTTCTCATTTTTGAATGTTAAGCTGTTGAACTCACTGCCTCAGTTTATCTACAAGCCACCAGCAGATGACTCAAAAACATCTATTGCTGCTCATAAGATACAATCTAGTGCCTTAACTGATGAATAGGCTTTATTCACCTTTTTATAGCTGTCCTTCTCATCGATTGGATATAACAGATTGAGAACTGTCATCTGATGATTTTTCCCATCTAGATCCTTCACAAGCACAGAAAATGACCTGCAACAGAGAGAACAAGCAGATGCAATTGTATGGTTAATGGCATCTGACAAATAATAAGCAATGTACTATGCTTGTATCAAGTTGTAAATCAACTTACTTTTCTGTAAAGTTGACGTCCACATTTTCTGATGGAATTTTGTGCACATCTTTCAATGTAAGGTAAATTTTGACAAATTTGTCTGACTGGTCCCACGCTGTGTAGGAGATGAAAAGGTGTTAACAGCTTTGaaacacttattttcatttctaaTTCACAATCTAACTgaaaacagactgaaatattacTAAATGACACTATACCATAGTTTGTGATCTTGACTGTGTATGTTGCCTTTGAGGCTGCAGCTGGGTCTGCCTGTCTCCTGGCCTGTTGCTCCTTCTGTTGTCGTTTGACTGCAATCTCTTTCTCCACCTTTTTCTGCTCCTGCTTTAGCAGCTCCTgcactctcttcctctctgccttctCCAAGAGGGACCCCAGCTCCTGCAAGTCTGCCTCCAATTGGTTGATCTGTGTTAACGAAAGCATTAAATCACTGAAAAATGCACATCCCCGACTTAGACATCTTATACACAGTTTAACATAGGATCTAAATTAGATGCTCTGTCACATCCCAAACTGCTCATTTCACTTCAGTCTAAAGTTTACGGCTGAAATTGATTctcgattagttgattgacaaaaaattcattttaataatcaatcacatacataatatataacagtaaacaaacaaaaactaagaTTTGCTTGACAAAGATTGCATAGACTTGATTACATTTCTTAAGTTCACATAAATGTAATCATAAGGGTATTTCTGGTCAAGCATCAAGTGTAAGACGCCAGTTTAAAATTTCTCATCGTTTGTGACACTACAATGATCAATTTGTGAAAAACAACAGATCACACATTTATCCATAATGACAGCAACCGGTAACTCCGGTCCTAAAAGTCAAATATTACTTTCTCTGACTCAGTATTTTCGTCTCATCTTTTCTGTCCATTGTCTTTTGTAATGCAGATCACCCTGCTATGTAAACACCATGTAAAATAGTACATTCAATTGTTTATTAACTAGCTTAACACCAAGTGTCTGTCTGGAGTTCTTTACTAGATAAATAGTACCTACACTAATATTTACAGTGATATTTAGCGATAGTCTAGCCTCATCACATTCGTTTACGTCTTCCTTTGCTGCTTTCTTATCAATGTAAGATCATTATTCAAATACATGAACAGGATGGATGACCCTGACTATTAACGTTACACGTGCATGTAACTAAACTGGATGTCATCAGAATCAgtatcagctttattggccaaataTGTTTGAACGCACAAAGAATTTGACCCCAGTTTCCAGTGTAGTCACATTCAATGTATTGAAATATAACTCATACAGAAGACATACAGCTGAATAAGTAGCCTACAGCAGGCTAACACCAGAGACACTTTCCTTTACATGTCTCTGAGGCAAATTAGCATTTGCGTTAGCCGGCTATGTTCACATCCCGCCGACATAACTGGGCAGTTTTATCATCTTTGGAAAACAAGTGATACATATTCACATAAAGGTTTACCAACCACTCGAAgctaaagataaaaaaaatagctgaCATCATTTTGCCAGTTTGCGGTGGTCGTTATctaactagctagctaatgAAGCATTACTTTCAGTTACCTCAGCTACAACCATACAACCCCTAGTTTAGCTCTGTCGGCCTGCGGTTAACTGGCTAAAAACATGCTATCTACCTGCTCGGTAAGGTCCATTTTAGCCTCGTCTTAGTCAGTTATATTGGCTATtctctgcagtttgtttgtCCGCTCTTCGCTGCTATGCACTATACAGTACTTTCACTTTTTTGCAtaatctcctcctctttcttcttcttcttcttctatgttTTCAGTCTTCTTCTTCGTCCTTGCAATTATTGGCGGTTGGCGACAGCCTGTAAACACGTTACCGCCACCTATTGGACTGAAGTAGCAAGtcatgatattttaaaattaaaggacgggttcaaaatgtttcaagtctaaaaaaataacagccacgtgcccaaatgaacaatgtaatatgtttttcttgccataatcattcctcccgttcATACTGGACATTGGAAGATCcattcataatgcacttacaatgtaagtgatagggaCCAAAATCCTcagtcctcctgtgcaaaaatgtatttcaatgtttatcttaaactaatatgaagcttcagccatccaaattagtcaaatcaattagatatctttcaacattacagtctttttagtgccaaagtccctctttttgttactgtaattCCACCGCAGCCCAACAGGGtaacactgtccgaggaaacacaaggAGGGAATTTGaggctaaaaagactgtaaatgtggcagatatccacttaatatgactaactcagactgatgaagccttaTATAAGCTTCAGACCATTTtgaaatacatgtttgcacaaaatgattgtggattttggcccccatgaCTTGCATTGAAagcgcatttgaaggggatcttttaaacagccagtatgaacaggaggaatcatTACAGCAGGGAAAACTTCTTTCagtgctcatatggacacctgactgttgttttaagacagacttgaaagattgtgaacctatcctttaatacacagtaaataaatTTGTCCCACCTGTTTCCTTTGAGTAGTTCTGAAAAAAACTGAtaattctgatttatttttggcTCAATGGATGATTGGCAGAGTTATGATTTTGGGATAATTTTAAAAGGAGTACAATCTGATCAAATTTCATTAATGTATGtattgttaaaatatgttttattaacatGAAGGTCAGTGGTTCAATTTAATCAAAAGATTGACCATTTTTCTAGGCAGGTTGGGACACAACTCAACTTGGTTTTGGGTCTCTCAGTCATTAAATAATagaatttttcagtttctttttaccAAATTTAGAACCAATAAGCCTCCACTTGGctaaaatacttattttaaaGTTATTGTCTATGTTTTTGAGAAGTCCTTCAAATTGAACATTCTTGTCTATGCTGCATCCTCACTAGGATAAAGGTTTTATTTCAGGTGAATTCCCAGGTTAGTCACCACTTTTATGAAGTGGTAACTGTACATAgtaactgtatattttaatgttttatacaaacaaaacattccaaaaataataaacacaaaatactacagtatattacatTGCTAGTCTCTGTATCAACTTTGCACACATTCTACAATAAAAAGACTTATAAAAAGAGGTTAGTAATGTACAACAGtatttattaatccattttTGTTAAGTTACAGGGACATGTAGTTTTCTGAGAAGCCACATtatcattttctctttaaatattacatgtgctgtcatttttcatgtttattcagCCATAGGGAAATAAAAGCAACATACTGCCCTGAACAAACATCATGTAGAGAAATGACAGATTCTCTTCGACATacacaaaatactgaaaatatgcTGCAAAAAAATCTTGGttcattttaaacatcaaagCCTCCGAGCCTTTTGTGGACAGTgatgtatatgttttttttataatcagcTCCTGTAATAACTCCTGAAAGTCCGTGTACGCTGATGTTCTGATCACGGCCACTGAAACCATTTGTCACTATCCGATCTTGTTGCATCCACTGGAGCCCAAGTCACCACCTTGCCCTCAGAATACCAGACATCTGGTTGTGGTCAGCTAGGTGACGGAAGACAATCCGGCTAAGTCGCCACCTCCGTTTCACTCCTCTAGGTCGGGAAGTCATCACACACCTGTTGCGTATCCTCACAGGACAGCTGTCTCTGGGTAACGCTGCAATCTCTTTATCCGCCACCTCCTGCAAATATTATAAAACTGTTTAGGAAATCagtctttatttgtatttgaaattattttcaatAACTCTGAATGTTGGTTTTTCATCAATCATCACCAACTGCTGTActtgaaacatgaaaataatacaCTCAGACTCGGCACACTGCTTCCTTTCATGCAGATGAGAACAGATGAGAAGAATTTCAGTACAAATCAATAGGACAGCACTTCTATTTATGAGTTATTAATGCACAGATGTTTCAGACAGATGCCCTTCCACATGTTGTTGGCGTCCAGTGTTGTATCAAAGCACAGATGTAGTTTGTAACATAAtgaagcacaaaaacacaggcTGTGTCTAAAATGACTCCCTCATTCACTACTCTCTATAAACACTCACTGACAAGTGTACTGACACATAAGTTGAACTGCACTGTGGGACTTTTAGCAGAAAGTAGTGTACATGCCATGGACACTACTTTTTCATGCCAAAGGGATATTCCACCCAGAATTTGGACACTAGAATAAAATGTTGCACAGTATTTAGTTCACTATATAGTAAATACAGAGTGATTTACGACACAGCACAGGGTGTGTTGATGAAGAAGCCTGTAATACATGATCACAGTATATTAAAGATTCACTGTCTTGCGCCGTACGGAGCTGGAAAAGTCACTCATACCAAACAAGTAGACATAGTAGAAATATCGCTATTATACCTGAAGCTCTTTGGGTAGGATGGTGTTCTTCCTCAGTGCATTGATTCGTAGCCTCTCATCAGCATAATCGAAGGCCATCTGTCTTCTCTTGACATCTCTCAGCATCCTCCAGTCAACATAGTAACCCCTCACCTGCTCCACAGCCCCCCAGCAGCTCCTCAGGGCCTGCACACAACATTCCAGCAGTTGTTACTGACTGATTGACAGCTAATATCCTGCATCTGAGTAGCACACACAGAGTGAATGGCTCGAACTGAATTTATTCCAAGATCTGAGGCTATTCCTAAAGGCTCTTAGCAGATTGTAGAACGTAAATACTGGTCACTGACAGGTGTAGATTCACATAGGAATGATGTGGATACATCCCTGCAAACTTTCAGGAAAGATATGCCTACATCTTTGctagggctgtgcgatatgacgaTATATAGCCTCTCGTGTGACGAGAGGaaaatgttatttcatattatgctctatcGTGCGTATCGTTGTGATGCAAATTACACTCCTTACAGCAATATTTTTCGTCATTTcgagtctgtccatcttttatgcagattacattgataaattactcttcttggctttttactcgcgaagcttttattgcacttacagtaacataacgagTTTAGTTGTGGTCAACTCTGTaccgctgtctgtctctactctgctgcgctgcacacacactgagggcTCAGCCCCGCCTGCGCtgagacagagcagaggagcagcaaGACAGTGACCATAAATGATAGCAAAATGCAGTACAGACTGTCTTTATCTGtgttatttaccaaatttatgtgcactctttaatttcagctcagtgtgtgagagagagtctctgctcacttgaccacagctgctctctttctctcgctggtgctctcagctctctttttctttttctctcgtcttttttaaagtCCGGtagccgacagaaaagtctaactgttatcaaatgaagagaaatgtcctcccctcgtcctagtaacgtctttgtcctccctcatggcagagtttacacctttgatcagtctgatctccatCCCGCATGCTATGTAAAGCACACACGGGGGCAGCTTTATGCTGGCGGGGGGAGACGGAGGGGATGGacaaactatttattcattgaattaaaatgtgctatatcggGATAGGTATAATTATCGGGATATGAAATTACCTATAtcaggatatgagattttggtcatattgcccagccctaatcTTTGCTTGTTATCACAAGGATGAGACTGATTTTGGTTCAATCTCATCATCGCTGTTATGTGCCATAGATGAGTCCACAGTCTGTGCACTCTGTGGAGCAAGCTCACTGCACATGAATAGAGTCACTTAACATCACCTTGTCACCCATCCTCATTGTAGCCTCATATAGCCATCTACCAAgcaaatagagctgcaacgattagttgattaatcgattagttgtcaactattagcctaaattaatcgccaactactttgataatcgattcattgtttggagtcattttttgaagaaaaaaaatgtccagatTCCCTAAtttctgcttctcaaatgtgaatattttctggtttctttagtcctctatgacagcaatctgaatatgtttgggttgtggactgttagttgggacaaaacaagacatcagaggacatcatcttgggctttgggaaaaaATGATcatgtttcagtattttctgacattttatagaccagacAACTAATTGCTTAATCAAGCAAATAATGGCAAGATTTATTGgtaatgacaataattgttaattgcagccctacaaGCAAATATAACCTATAATGATTGGGGACAAAAGTATGGAttgaagaagaatgaaaaatgagtaaTTTGTCTGCAGTTGATTGAGTTGACAAATAGAATAGACAAATAAATGTGATTCTACTGCCATTACTTCATGCATTTTTGTAGTAGAGGAAAGAATGGTAATTCATGTACAGATCACATGCAGCAAGTTATATACACTTCATCTATATACATGCCAGTAGATGGCAATACTTATCTTTGTTACAAAGGATAATGGTATTGTTCAAATTCACGTCATTCTAGCTCGTAGCATAAACTTACTTAAATCCTCTACAGATCTTTGAGATGCAGTTTTAATGAGGGGAAATAATGCTTGTACTTTAATTAAGCACTTGCCTTTTAACGACCTTGATGTCAGCGAACACCGATCaaaatattcttattttcacaaaataaaccACATAATTTACTTGCCTCATTTATATATTCCACCTCAGCTTTGTGTGCAATCAAACGTCTTTGCATTGAGTCTCTTGTTAACATAACTGAGACTGATGTGACGTACAAAACATGACGTTATCTTCTAAAAACGATTATAACTCATAGTCTTGTCATCTACCACCgctaaaaaacagtaaaaacatatttcaatttTACCCCGAGTCAACTAGAAAGCTCCGTTACTATTAGTTACAAACGAAACACTAACTTAGCTTCACTGAATATAAAAGACCTCTGTCAGAAGCtagttagcattagcttcaCGTTACACGTCAGACAGTGATATTGTCAGCGTTGCCGTTTCTTTGCTCTCTCACTTGTACGCTATTCAAAcgaaataaaacattcaaaaccacaaaatcaaaTGTTATAATAAGCAAGTTACCTGCTTAGGGGCGTAGACAGTGGAATAAAGGGCATTTAACCCTAAACATGCTATCCTGTGGGCAGCCATAATGGATTTGATTTGTTGTGCAAAAActacagaaagaggaagataaAACCCTGAAAATACCGCCGCCTGTCGACCAGGAGGTTGAAACGATACATGATACCAGAATTCAGCTGCCAGGCTCCTAATAAGACAAGGTAGTCCAAGTTTCTTTTAGTATCATAAAGTGCTTTTACTTCTTTTTAAAGCTCTTAATGCGTTAGGACCAGCCTACGCCACAGACAGCTTGACATGTTAGGCCACTGTCCCACATGCCTTTATAggtcatctgctgctggtttcttAGAGATTGGAAATCGGGCCCACAAGAAAATTCACTATCATTCATTCAATATCAGAGCAGACATagctaatttaaaaaaaaaacaaaaaaaaaaaaaccccagctaaaaacatatttggctACAATCTCACATTTTATCAACTCCCTTCCttaccttgacctttgaccttttaatTTTTTACCCACATATCCTAATTTTATCGgcctttcattgtttttgtttgttttatttgtttgcctgtttttgtttctttcttcttatctgtttttattgatctttGATTTTACTGTGTCCTGGtattttgtctttgtcatttccagtaaagcactttgagcaccttgtatgaaatgtgtaatacaaataaagttattagcctattattattattatgatacaTGAAGgtaatgtaaaacacacactccCCATCTTTAAAGTTCCTCTCCATTTTgctcctacagttggatgtttgagcttcactgtgcagaatgatgtattttGTCACTAGAAGGTGGTTTTCACACTCATCATTCAGAAGGAATAGAtgccattttaaagattttaacttttttttcagaaaaaacatatcagatacattattattccaagcagagtattttgcatgtcttaatacatgtatGGAGGGGTCTTTAACCCTCCTAATGTGTTATAAAAGAGTTTACACCTTTAGTGTTCACGGGCCAAATTTGACCTGTATTTGAATTCAttaacaagcactgaaaaaaacaccaattttcatccagtaaaatattttacctGCTAAATGACTTATTATTCATCAATAACCATAATATATATACTTACTTTGGTATTTTATGTACCTTAGACCACATTTAACTCACAatgtacaaatcatttttagtcTAAAATAGTcacaatttatctattttattgcttatgatgaACAGAACATGCAAATAAGACCATGATATGATCTGATAAACATAATAATTcccaaaataacttgtttatattttcttacaCGTTAAAAATGTGCATGCTGTGCCAGGTGTGCGGTGAGATGTGATAAATAAAGCACGAGAAAGCCCAGCCTATATACTGCTATACAGCTGGGGAACAGgagatgtgtatctgtgtgtgtgtgtgtgtgtgtgtgtgtgtgtgtgtgtgtgtgtgtgtgtgtgtgtgtgtttgtgcgtgcatgtgtgtgtgtctgtcataggctatttttggggacaaatttcagactaaagaccagttaattggggatggcttgtccaattggggatAACAGCTGTGTCCTCAAGTGGttaaaaagctgatttttgggtcagtggataaggttatggttagggtaagtctaatgtaagtctatgtaatgtccccaaaagtgacctaggtcaatgtgtgtgtgtgtctgtgtctgtgtttgtgtttgtgtttgtgtattgtgCCAGGTGTGTGTTGAGATGTgagaaataaagtgaaagaaagCCGCAGCCTATATATTGCTATACAGATATATCCATATATAGCTGGGGGacaggagatgtgtgtgtgtgtgcgtgtgtgtgtgtgtgtgtgtgtgtgtatggggtgtgagtgagagagagagataaattatgttttaataatactgaaacatatttttaatattattacacaatattattatactatttttACAGGAtttcattactattatttttgttttgacagaTGCTTAAtttggactttatttattttgttcacaTGGAATAAAATCTCTCACACTGTCTCAATAAAAAAAGCAAGCATTATAATTCTCTCAATAATATTCTGGTGTAGAGTAATTTACTGCTTCTCTGATTTTGTCACATTAGATAATTATAAACATCTGAGATCCAGATGTGCACCCCTTTCTAAACAATATCCAATTCAAGTTTACACTAAGTGCCACATTGATACAGCCAGATACTGATTGAGTTAATGCtacattttattacatcatTTAAATGAATTCGGCCACTGCAATGCTTAAGGTGACTTATATGATATGAATATAAACATGGGTACACAAACTAGAAAACTATTTTTGAAAGTAGCTGATTTTTCTTTAGCTAACAGTGCTGTAAGTGTTGcaattattttgcatttttgggtAGTGAATCATTTGATTGGTTTGATTGCAAAATTAGATTTGGTAACAATAAGGATGGCATACTTAAGTGCTAGTTCAACATGAGCTTTGCCATATCCTCTTGCAGCTTTGACTCTATTTAGGAGAAGTCAATCCAAGCTtagcatttacatttttaaacccTGTAGCATGACTTAAAAACCAAGGGGTGGCAGTGTATATCCATGAGTATAAGCTcatgctctctctttctctccccacCTATTAAAGGAGCTCAGACTCTCTTCATAGTGAATCTAAACCTTATGTCTGACACATGTCCTGTTCTTAAATCTACTGAAACCCAGATGCATCTTTTCTCCCTCAACACTCCTCACAATTTAAACCTCTTGTGTTTTAAGAAAGTTCATACTGCATATAAAACACTGCACTGTGGTCTTCCTTCAACATATGGTTCAGGAGCACACTGTCCTAAAAAGCTTTTTATagaaaaaactatttaacaATAGCTGCAGATTccaattaagttttttttttttaaaacaatccCCATTATTTTGGTGCCATGAGGGGATAAGTACTTGGATAAATATTAACACATGACAAACTGCAGACAGCGTTTCCTCTATAAAGAGCCAGAGATTATGAAGCTGGCTGGAAAACCTGTGCAGGCCTCTCTGGGCATTGAATTCAGTGATAAATAATGTAGACAGAGTGTATCAATGTAGCTTACAGATAGCGGTATTTGTAAAGTTGTGATTGAATATGCAGCACGTCTTCTTATCTTATAGAGCAAAACCACAAGCACTATAAATATAATACTGAAGTATCTTTGTTGTTGCATGAAatgatttttcatcttttttttttacttgaggTCAAAATATTCAACTGagttttattttcttggttAGTAGGCAACTTATCTCCTCAGTTCTCTGTAATTGTAGAATTACATGGTTGTCAACCAGAAAAATCAGTTCTGTTGAGGTTTTTGAGATTTGGAGAATGCAGCATTTTCATTTGACAGCAGCAGTTTATCATAATGAAACTGCTTTTTGGCCCTCAGCTGGTATTGGCTTATAGTTTAAACCTCTGAGCTGGCTGTTCCAAGATCACCATGAAGGCAAAATCATTCCTTACATAATGTCTTTTACCTTTCTAGCATTGAGATGTCAAGGGCTTGGGAGAATCTGAAAGATGACCTT
This sequence is a window from Thunnus albacares chromosome 12, fThuAlb1.1, whole genome shotgun sequence. Protein-coding genes within it:
- the mrps14 gene encoding 28S ribosomal protein S14, mitochondrial; this encodes MAAHRIACLGLNALYSTVYAPKQALRSCWGAVEQVRGYYVDWRMLRDVKRRQMAFDYADERLRINALRKNTILPKELQEVADKEIAALPRDSCPVRIRNRCVMTSRPRGVKRRWRLSRIVFRHLADHNQMSGILRARW
- the LOC122994437 gene encoding calcyclin-binding protein codes for the protein MDLTEQINQLEADLQELGSLLEKAERKRVQELLKQEQKKVEKEIAVKRQQKEQQARRQADPAAASKATYTVKITNYAWDQSDKFVKIYLTLKDVHKIPSENVDVNFTEKSFSVLVKDLDGKNHQMTVLNLLYPIDEKDSYKKIKTDMVMIMCKKQATKKWECLTKVDKQSKEKDKPAVDENADPSEGLMSMLKKIYSEGDDEMKRTINKAWSESQEKKIRGGDMMDF